The proteins below come from a single Gossypium raimondii isolate GPD5lz chromosome 2, ASM2569854v1, whole genome shotgun sequence genomic window:
- the LOC105787759 gene encoding NDR1/HIN1-like protein 13 yields the protein MEDERVVASSAGDPRLLSSTPHAPTTPHNNRLMNLPPPPGHPLATYVVQVPKDQIYRVPPPENAGIVERHREAAKNKGKKSKGKCSRYLICIAIVLLVIGVLVSGAIAAVYFIFTPKAPNFTVSKLHVKQQKQGSPPTYDVTLKAKNPNEKMGIHYKSDEDGATLTFWTKNLGFGDFPGLEQKPGDDSSIFAIKIRALKTKAVPPNVQKSISDKKTKRQISLKLKLESPLVFNVWFLKLWKKDMTVNCAFRVSTMAQGTKILSQNCKTKLS from the coding sequence ATGGAGGATGAGCGGGTCGTCGCGTCTTCCGCCGGGGACCCTCGGTTGCTGTCGTCGACACCCCATGCCCCCACCACCCCCCACAACAATCGCCTCATGAATTTACCTCCCCCTCCAGGCCATCCTTTAGCTACCTACGTTGTTCAAGTCCCTAAGGACCAAATTTACCGAGTACCGCCACCTGAAAACGCTGGTATCGTCGAACGTCACCGTGAAGCTGCTAAGAATAAAGGCAAAAAATCCAAAGGGAAATGCTCTAGGTACTTGATTTGCATCGCCATTGTGTTGCTTGTCATTGGTGTTCTCGTCAGCGGTGCTATAGCGGCTGTTTACTTCATTTTCACCCCTAAAGCTCCTAATTTCACCGTTTCTAAACTCCACgttaaacaacaaaaacaagGCAGTCCACCTACGTATGATGTCACGTTGAAAGCTAAGAACCCTAATGAAAAAATGGGTATCCATTATAAATCCGATGAAGACGGTGCCACCCTAACTTTCTGGACTAAAAACCTAGGCTTCGGCGATTTTCCCGGTCTCGAACAAAAACCCGGGGACGATTCGAGCATTTTCGCCATCAAAATCCGTGCCTTGAAAACCAAAGCTGTTCCCCCTAATGTCCAGAAAAGCATCAGCGACAAGAAAACAAAACGTCAAATCTCTTTGAAACTCAAACTCGAATCACCATTGGTGTTTAACGTTTGGTTCTTAAAGCTTTGGAAAAAAGACATGACGGTCAACTGTGCTTTTAGGGTGAGCACGATGGCGCAAGGAACCAAAATTCTGTCCCAAAATTGTAAGACCAAATTgtcttaa
- the LOC105787762 gene encoding PLAT domain-containing protein 3, translated as MATPKQLILPFFFLLSLSSIALSEGEDCVYTIYIRTGTIIKGGTNSIISLKLYDAKGEYVEIENLEAWGGLMGEGHDYYERGNLDIFAGRGRCLASPVCAMNLTSDGTGPQHGWYCNYVEVTMTGIHTPCSQQMFAVEQWLAFDTLPFDLTAIRNYCSAELRTNQQNSQEVPSRSST; from the exons ATGGCGACCCCAAAGCAGCTGATATTgcctttcttcttcctcctctccTTATCCTCCATTGCTCTTTCC GAAGGCGAAGATTGCGTTTACACGATCTATATAAGAACCGGAACCATCATCAAAGGTGGAACCAACTCCATCATCAGCTTGAAACTCTATGATGCCAAAGGTGAATACGTCGAGATTGAAAACCTAGAAGCGTGGGGAGGGTTAATGGGGGAGGGGCACGACTATTACGAACGTGGAAACTTGGATATTTTCGCAGGCAGAGGACGTTGTTTGGCCTCGCCTGTATGTGCCATGAACTTAACATCAGACGGTACGGGTCCTCAGCACGGATGGTACTGTAATTATGTGGAAGTCACCATGACTGGCATCCATACCCCTTGTAGCCAACAGATGTTCGCAGTGGAGCAATGGTTGGCATTCGATACTTTACCTTTCGACCTCACCGCCATTAGGAACTATTGTTCGGCTGAGCTTCGCACCAATCAACAAAATTCTCAGGAGGTGCCTAGTAGATCAAGCACCTGA